Proteins encoded together in one Actinomycetes bacterium window:
- a CDS encoding TetR/AcrR family transcriptional regulator, giving the protein MAEPLTPRARQVVAAARELLEQEGAAALTMRRLADRLGIRAPSLYKHLPDKAALEAAIIATGLEDVAATLEAALDAALGAEAEPLAALAAAYRAFALAHPHLYRLMTDQPLPRDRLPAGVEDRAAAPLLRAAGSLARARAVWAFAHGMVMLELTDRFPPGADLDAAWQEGITAFQARARAHSREPLAATRPR; this is encoded by the coding sequence GTGGCTGAGCCGCTCACCCCGCGCGCCCGCCAGGTCGTCGCGGCCGCCCGGGAGCTGCTCGAACAGGAGGGGGCGGCGGCCCTGACGATGCGCCGGCTCGCCGACCGGCTCGGCATCCGCGCCCCCTCCCTGTACAAGCACCTGCCCGACAAGGCCGCGCTCGAGGCCGCCATCATCGCGACCGGGCTTGAGGACGTGGCCGCCACCCTTGAGGCGGCCCTCGACGCGGCCCTGGGCGCCGAGGCCGAGCCGCTGGCCGCCCTGGCCGCCGCCTACCGCGCCTTCGCGCTCGCCCACCCCCACCTGTACCGGTTGATGACCGACCAGCCGCTCCCCCGCGACCGCCTGCCCGCGGGTGTCGAGGACCGCGCCGCCGCGCCGCTGCTCCGGGCCGCCGGGAGCTTGGCGCGCGCGCGGGCTGTCTGGGCGTTCGCCCACGGCATGGTCATGCTCGAGCTGACCGACCGCTTCCCGCCTGGTGCGGACCTCGACGCCGCCTGGCAGGAGGGGATCACCGCCTTCCAGGCCCGCGCGAGGGCGCACTCCCGCGAGCCGCTGGCCGCCACGCGGCCTCGCTGA